The DNA segment ATGACAGTCCCTCGTTACAGATAAGCTTCACCATCTCCAGCTCCTCTCGCGACGAGATCGGATAGCCTGCTTCTATAATGTCCACACCCAGCTTGTCCAGCTGCCGCGCAATCGTCCGCTTCTGCTCTGTCGTAAACGATATACCGGGCGTCTGCTCGCCGTCTCGCAGCGTCGTGTCAAAGACTTCGATCGTCCTTGCACTCCCGCTCTCACCTTGGATATCTCCTCCTTTCATCTTGTTCTCCCCCCTTCATCCTTCCTGGTTGAAGGCGAAAATGGAATCTTCGTTGCTACAGTAGTTAAAGTAAAACCATACGTTATATTATTTTCATTCATTACAGAGTGTAAATATAGGGGAGGTTAAGAACTAAAAATGGAAAAGAAGAGCGGGATAATAGGTTTCACGGGCGCGTTTCGCGAGAGCATGGGCGATATAAAAGAGGGTGCCAAGGTCGTTTTCACCGGATCGGTCGCAGTATGCACGCCTTTTATTGAATTACTCGCGTACACCGTGCGGGATAAAGGTTTTGATATGCTCTACGTGCCGGTTGCGGATGCAAAGGAGGCGCGGAAGATCAAGGAGATCGCGAAGATCGGCTATAGCGTGGTGGATGAGAAGGGCGATCCGCAAAACCCGGATGTGATCGTCGTGCTCGGTGGATTGGCGATGCCGAAGTTCGGATGCGCACCTGAGGCGGTCAATCGGATGATCGAGTCAGTGTCATCAGGCGCGAAGAAGCCGAAGGTCATCGGCGTTTGCTTCATGGACATCTTTGAACGCGCGGGCTGGGAGACAAAGATACCATTCGATACGGTGATCGATACCACTCTGGAGAGCGTAGTCAAATAGTTAACACAAAGGCTACATACAGCATGCGCCGACCGGGATTTGGACCCGGGTTATAGGCTTTTTGCCCACCCTTCCTTTTATTCTTAAAGTTCTTTCTTTCGTCAACGTTTCTTTCTTCGAAGAAAGAAAGGTTGGTTGGCAAGCCTATGTGATACCAGGCTACACTACCGGCGCATCTCTTTTCTTCTTTTTCTCTTCTTTCTGTTTTATTCTATTATAAATTCTTCACCGTTATTCGGTGCTATCGCTTCGCATCCGAATTTATCCCGCGTCCACGCCGCAAAATCTCCCGTGTGATCGCCATGGATCATAAATACCACTTCCGTACCGGTTCTGCAGAACCGTGAGACGATCCGCTTCAGTTCTGAATCACCCGCGTGCGCTGAGAAGTCGTAGTACTCGACACCCGCGTCCACCTTCACGACCTGTCCATCGGCCTCCACAAAGCCATTCTCTATCAATTTCCGCCCGTTTGTTCCCTCTATCTGGTAGCCCGTGAGCAGCACTTTGCTCCGTGGATCGTCGTGTATCTGCTTCAAATAGTACAGCACAGGGCCACCATTCAGCATTCCTGCGGTCGTAACGATCACAGAAGGTTCCGAGATGGCTTTCTTACGTCGCTTCGAGTTGACAAATTGCGCATCGGCAAACGCATCGTTCAGCGCCTTCGCGTCCTTTACGAACGAAGGATGATTCTTAAACAGACTGAAGACGCTGAGACCCATGCCATCCACATAGGGTGTCAGCCCGTACGAATGCAGCACCATCACGATCTCCTGCGTCCTTCCCACGGCGAAACACGGCACAATGGCATTGCCACCGGAATCCAGGGTCTCGCGAATAGAGTCGACGAACTCGCGCTCCAGCTCCTTCCTGTTCTTATGGTCCCGGCCGTAATACGTGCTTTCTATAATCAGGATGTCCGCAGCCGGGAAGTCCGTGAGTGAAGCGCTCGTCATTAAGCGAGACATACCCGTCTTGATGTCGCCCGTGTAAAACAAACTGATATCCTCGCTCTTTTTGCCCAGATGCACCGATGAGCTACCCGGTATATGGCCTGCATTATGTAATTCGAACTCGTAGTCAGATCCGTCCAGACGGCATCGTTCGCCGAATCCGACCGTGTGGGTATGCGCATCCAGTTTCTGGATATCTTCTTCGTCAAAGAAGACGAAGCCCTGCTCTTTCCCGACCTTTATCGTGTCTCGCCCCAGAAGCTTGGTTAAATCCCTCGTCACGGGGGTCATATAAACCTCCGGCGCCTTCTTATGGCTCATCAAACTCGGCACCATGCCGGAATGGTCAAGATGTGCATGCGAGACAATCACAGACTTCGGCGAGATATGATCGTTATTTAAAGGTATCTCTGGCGGGTCTGAAGGTCGCATTCCGTAATCAATGATGATTGTATCATCCACCAATACCGCAGAACGCCCTACCTCGTTGCAACCACCGAGAAACTTTATCTTCATCTTATTTTAACGCTGACACCACCTACACGGGAGCGAGGCTTCGTTCCGTCTTCGC comes from the Methanomicrobia archaeon genome and includes:
- a CDS encoding DUF2124 family protein, with translation MEKKSGIIGFTGAFRESMGDIKEGAKVVFTGSVAVCTPFIELLAYTVRDKGFDMLYVPVADAKEARKIKEIAKIGYSVVDEKGDPQNPDVIVVLGGLAMPKFGCAPEAVNRMIESVSSGAKKPKVIGVCFMDIFERAGWETKIPFDTVIDTTLESVVK
- a CDS encoding MBL fold metallo-hydrolase encodes the protein MKIKFLGGCNEVGRSAVLVDDTIIIDYGMRPSDPPEIPLNNDHISPKSVIVSHAHLDHSGMVPSLMSHKKAPEVYMTPVTRDLTKLLGRDTIKVGKEQGFVFFDEEDIQKLDAHTHTVGFGERCRLDGSDYEFELHNAGHIPGSSSVHLGKKSEDISLFYTGDIKTGMSRLMTSASLTDFPAADILIIESTYYGRDHKNRKELEREFVDSIRETLDSGGNAIVPCFAVGRTQEIVMVLHSYGLTPYVDGMGLSVFSLFKNHPSFVKDAKALNDAFADAQFVNSKRRKKAISEPSVIVTTAGMLNGGPVLYYLKQIHDDPRSKVLLTGYQIEGTNGRKLIENGFVEADGQVVKVDAGVEYYDFSAHAGDSELKRIVSRFCRTGTEVVFMIHGDHTGDFAAWTRDKFGCEAIAPNNGEEFIIE